In one Clostridia bacterium genomic region, the following are encoded:
- a CDS encoding ATP-binding cassette domain-containing protein — protein sequence MSAEPQLEASSASIVLRAELLTRSVGGKLIVDHVSFEVRRGDILAIIGPSGAGKSSLLRLLNRLDEPTSGTYFVEGRDYREFAPRELRRRVGMVMQSAYLFPGSVADNLRFGPQQRGDNLSDAGVADLLSEVGIPGYASRSVANLSGGEAQRVSLARALANKPVLLLADEPTSALDDEAKRGIERLIVDIVQQHGLTCILVTHDMVQASRVANRVLVMDMGKLKRIGPTEEVLSAERT from the coding sequence ATGAGCGCTGAACCACAGCTCGAAGCCTCATCGGCTTCCATCGTGCTCCGAGCCGAGCTTTTGACGCGCAGTGTCGGCGGCAAACTGATCGTCGATCACGTCAGTTTCGAAGTTCGGCGGGGCGACATTCTCGCAATCATTGGACCCAGTGGCGCAGGAAAATCCTCGTTATTGCGGCTCCTCAATCGTCTCGATGAGCCGACGTCCGGAACGTACTTTGTGGAGGGCCGTGACTATCGTGAGTTTGCTCCTCGCGAGTTGCGCCGTCGCGTCGGTATGGTGATGCAGTCGGCATATCTGTTCCCAGGCTCTGTTGCGGACAACCTGCGATTCGGACCCCAGCAGCGTGGAGACAATCTCTCCGATGCTGGGGTTGCGGATCTTCTGTCCGAGGTCGGGATTCCCGGCTACGCATCGCGCTCGGTCGCAAACCTGTCGGGTGGGGAAGCACAGCGTGTCTCGCTGGCGCGAGCATTGGCAAACAAGCCGGTGCTGCTGCTTGCCGATGAGCCGACTTCCGCGCTCGACGACGAAGCTAAACGCGGCATCGAGCGTCTCATCGTTGACATTGTCCAGCAGCACGGACTTACCTGCATCCTTGTTACGCACGACATGGTCCAGGCAAGCCGGGTTGCAAATCGCGTCCTCGTCATGGACATGGGCAAACTCAAACGCATCGGCCCCACAGAAGAGGTACTCAGTGCAGAACGGACTTAG
- a CDS encoding ammonia-forming cytochrome c nitrite reductase subunit c552, whose protein sequence is MAANNAESASPRRRRLLFWAVAFAAIAVVAVAALLINIFEHKQEARNPYVRVVELNDQIDDPAVWGKQFPMEYDLYKQTTDMQRTRYGGSEGVPHSPTQGDPRTIVSRSKLEEDPRLKTMWAGYAFSADYREKRGHAYMLEDQVFTQRQQVAKQPGACLNCHASLYTTYMKLGNGDLTKGFEAMNQMPFAEARALVKHPIACIDCHEPKTMQLRISRPPFIEGIRAYKATQGIQNFDVNKDATRQEMRSYVCGQCHVTYYFRGPEKRLTFPWPNGLQLQQIVAFEDKDNVKEWVHKDTGAPMMKARHPEFETWSQGIHARSGVACADCHMPYMRQGGQKISDHNVRSPLLNINRACQSCHRWPEQEMKARVEQIQTRFYDTRQIAMDSLMDLIRDIKAARDAGATDEELKNAWQAQRNCGFYIDFLVSENSMGFHADQYAVKSFAEAINTCRQGQLALRKDVRSRNVQFAQVPSKLPQGQ, encoded by the coding sequence ATGGCCGCGAACAACGCTGAGTCCGCTTCTCCGCGCCGCCGTCGTCTGCTCTTCTGGGCAGTCGCATTTGCGGCCATAGCCGTAGTTGCCGTGGCCGCACTCCTTATAAACATCTTTGAGCACAAGCAAGAAGCTCGGAACCCGTACGTGCGCGTCGTCGAGTTGAACGATCAGATAGACGATCCTGCCGTCTGGGGGAAGCAGTTTCCGATGGAGTACGACCTTTACAAGCAAACGACGGACATGCAGCGTACGCGCTATGGCGGCAGCGAAGGTGTGCCCCATTCGCCAACCCAAGGCGATCCGCGCACCATCGTCTCTCGATCAAAGCTTGAAGAAGATCCTCGACTGAAGACAATGTGGGCCGGGTACGCTTTCTCCGCGGACTATCGCGAGAAACGCGGTCATGCCTACATGCTAGAGGATCAGGTGTTTACCCAGCGTCAGCAGGTTGCGAAACAACCTGGCGCATGCCTGAACTGCCATGCTTCGCTGTACACAACCTACATGAAGCTGGGGAATGGCGATCTCACGAAGGGCTTTGAAGCCATGAATCAGATGCCATTCGCAGAGGCTCGTGCGCTAGTCAAGCATCCGATTGCCTGCATCGACTGCCACGAACCGAAGACGATGCAATTGCGCATCTCGCGTCCACCGTTCATTGAGGGCATTCGCGCTTACAAGGCAACGCAGGGAATTCAGAATTTCGATGTCAACAAAGACGCAACGCGCCAGGAGATGCGTTCCTATGTGTGTGGTCAGTGTCATGTGACGTATTACTTCCGCGGCCCGGAAAAACGCCTGACGTTCCCTTGGCCCAATGGTTTGCAACTTCAGCAAATCGTTGCCTTTGAGGACAAAGACAACGTGAAGGAATGGGTGCACAAGGATACGGGCGCGCCGATGATGAAGGCGCGCCATCCTGAGTTCGAGACCTGGAGTCAGGGAATCCATGCGCGCTCAGGCGTTGCGTGCGCAGATTGCCACATGCCCTACATGCGCCAGGGTGGACAGAAGATTAGCGACCACAATGTCCGTTCGCCCTTGTTGAACATCAATCGCGCCTGCCAGAGCTGTCATCGCTGGCCGGAGCAGGAGATGAAAGCGCGAGTCGAGCAGATACAGACCCGCTTCTACGACACACGGCAGATCGCCATGGACTCGCTGATGGACTTGATCAGAGACATCAAGGCAGCCAGGGATGCTGGCGCAACCGACGAGGAGCTGAAGAATGCCTGGCAGGCACAGCGCAATTGCGGTTTCTACATTGACTTCCTCGTGTCCGAAAATTCGATGGGCTTCCACGCGGATCAGTACGCGGTGAAGTCGTTTGCGGAGGCGATCAACACCTGTCGTCAGGGACAACTCGCGTTGCGCAAGGACGTGAGATCCAGGAATGTGCAGTTCGCGCAGGTGCCGTCCAAGCTACCGCAAGGACAGTAG